TCTTTTAGAAATggtacaacccttagaatagcGGACATCCCCATTAGAAATAGTAAAATCAGTATTTGCAATAGTGTACTTGAAAGAGTAGGCTTGTACCTAGAAATAGTGTACATTTCCTGTTATAAATGGTAAAACCCTTGTTtgcagaaatgtacatgaaatggtacaCCCCCTCATAGAAAAAGTGGACACCCCTATAACAAATGGTACACCCAGATAAGGAATGGGACATACCCCTATTACAAATGGACAGACACCCTTGGGCCTTAGTCCAAATAAACAGTGATAAATATAGATCTTGCTTAGAGATGTTGAATATAGTTGTAGGAGAAAagtactgaaaataaatatgtactCACAGTAAATGGTGCTATGTGAGGTCAAATCTGTCCTCATATAATAAAACTATAAATGATTGTCTTTCACAAGTCTGGGCTTTCTTTATAAAGATAGAGCTCTGCTTTAAAAAGTTTTCTTTTAAATCTTTTttataacaacaaaatacagtACTAAGATTTCAACCTATCATCGTTTTAAAGTTCTTTTTATAATGTGCTAGATTTATTTTGTCTTAAGTTCTATGGATGGAAGGGTgattttttaagttttataaaATTCATACTATTCAGGAATGGCTTTCTAGGAACTGAagaaatcaatttgaaagtaaGTTTTCTCTAAAAGCAGTGAATTTGCTAAGGTCGGTAAGACTTCTTTCCATGGCAGTTTCATCATTGCTATCGTCATTACTGGGACTGTTGTCGTCATTGGATGGAAGTAAGGGTAAACTGGCCTGATTCAGACTCTCCTGTCTGAGTTGCTGTTTGCTATGTACTCTGAGATGCTCTTTCAGGTTACTGGATTGTGAAAAGGCTTTACAACATATACTGCACTGATAGGGTCGCTCACCACTGTGGATACGTACATGGGCCCTCAACGTACTAGCTTGGGTGAATGCCTTACCACAGTGTTGACACTGGTAAGGCCGTTCTCCGCTGTGTGTACGCATGTGACTTTTCAGATGTTGAATCTGTACAAAAGATTTTGCACATATGTGACAACTGAATGGTTTCTCTCCAGTGTGAATTCTTTCATGAGCCCTAAGGTTTCCTGATTGTGTAAAACCCTTCCCACATGTTTCACACTTAAAAGGCTTTTCCTGACTATGAATGCGTTTGTGCGTTTTCAAATTGCCAAGTAAACTAAAACCTTTACCACAAATCTCACAGTGAAAGCGACGTTCTATCTGATCACCTGCGATACCATTATCCAGCCCACCTTCTGTAAAATTACCAAAATTGTGAAAAGGAAAGCTTAAACTAGCTAATGATGACAATGTGGAGTTAGCATCTCCAAATGGTGCATATTTGAactgtttcatttgttgatCTAATAATAGGTTATATGGGAGTAGACTTGATGCATCTCCCTGGTGAGCAAGTGGAGTTAGAGATTTAAATGGCATCGCAGTGGACATACCACTAATGCTGTCTAGCTTGGGAAGACAGCTCAGAAGGTTTTCGTGTTCTCTGTTTAGAGGAGTTGCAGTTGATGATGTAGTAGTTGTTATTGAAGTAGTTGCTGTGGAGACTGAGTTGTTTGAACTTGTAGTTGCTGCTGTTggtgttgtagttgttgttgttgctgttgctgatattgatgttgttgttggtgttgttgtctcttcttttgtttttccgTTAGTATCTGTTTTCTT
This portion of the Glandiceps talaboti chromosome 7, keGlaTala1.1, whole genome shotgun sequence genome encodes:
- the LOC144437699 gene encoding uncharacterized protein LOC144437699 yields the protein MERGYLVDENDNTDGSRSSEIDNDNNDSNGSEKTSAAFVEEIRKTIFQKCHELADLTGCGVFIKVTDPDQRESQYYGTYEYIRDYNEEGLKAEGKDVAISGSTGLPLTMADVCAEPPWNMFMWTVNDNNKLSMISNQKSMDMSENTGNGDTDEFGDKFYEEDSQKTASADEEDLIDENVDDFYDDDEENDPDYEPGNKAKDLSVKKTDTNGKTKEETTTPTTTSISATATTTTTTPTAATTSSNNSVSTATTSITTTTSSTATPLNREHENLLSCLPKLDSISGMSTAMPFKSLTPLAHQGDASSLLPYNLLLDQQMKQFKYAPFGDANSTLSSLASLSFPFHNFGNFTEGGLDNGIAGDQIERRFHCEICGKGFSLLGNLKTHKRIHSQEKPFKCETCGKGFTQSGNLRAHERIHTGEKPFSCHICAKSFVQIQHLKSHMRTHSGERPYQCQHCGKAFTQASTLRAHVRIHSGERPYQCSICCKAFSQSSNLKEHLRVHSKQQLRQESLNQASLPLLPSNDDNSPSNDDSNDETAMERSLTDLSKFTAFRENLLSN